The following DNA comes from Pseudorasbora parva isolate DD20220531a chromosome 8, ASM2467924v1, whole genome shotgun sequence.
AATTGTCTCATTGgtaaacaaactaaaataacagataacaaaatgtaaaaaagtgcCAATAATTTCAATCGTAAAAAAAAGGAACAAAAATAGTGCCCAGTACAATTTGCTTTACATTTAACAACTATAGcacaaaaagaagaagaagaagaagaagaagaagaagaagaagaagaagaagaagaagaagaagaagaagaagaagaagaagaagaagaagaagaagaagaagaagaagaagaagaagaagaagaatgttgCAATTAAGGTTTTAAAGTTTAATCAAAACTAAAACACAAATGCATTGGCAAAGATCTTGTTTTTGTTCTTTCTTGAATAAAAAGTGGATAACTTTACACATGCTTGCCACAtattaatgtaattttttttaaataattatttctaTTGTTTTGTTGTTAAGGTTGCTGTTATTGTGATTACCAActttaaaagtcatttttacAATTAGCAGGACAAATAgctttcacaaaaatgtgttttcCTCAAGAAATGATCATTTGAGCACTACAGACACCATATAATCGCTCACTTCCCACCACATTTTCTCAAGTGATCCAGACATGATCCCACAATCCACCAGACTCTCCACATTTACCTTAGTGTCCCGTCTTTGAGCACTGTTTGACAGAGGAGCCCCGTTTATCCGCGAGAAGGAACGGGCTAAGGTGGCAATACTGGAAAAATAAgtcaacaaatcatttttatAGTTCTTGTTTTTTCTATAGCTTCTTTAGGAAAATTATAAATTGAAGTAAACCTTATTTACCTAAAGATAATGAATGCACAAGCTGCATGCACAAGACAGCACATTTACCTGTGGAGTTTCACTCTGGTTTGGATCTGGAGTGTCCAACATTGTAATATTGAAGTCCGTAGAGAAACGTGTGTTCTTGAGGATGGAGGCCATCTCTgcatccacttccactgggacATTCGTCTGGAACAGAATTAACAAAACAGACTGCTGAATATGTCATtctaacatatttttttaagaagcaGAAGTTTACCTTGAAGGAATGAGAGGCATCAAACTCAAAGCAGTCAGCGCAGTCAGGCACGGTGCCTTTATATGTGACCAGAGCTTTGGTCTTGATGGAGTTTTGAGGAAGTTTGAAGATCCGGTAAGTTCCAGATGCATATTTAACACCACCTATAGAGAAACATTGCAGGTCCATCCATCACTAGTTAAAATATAAAGCATCTGCCTGCATCCAAATTACATAAAAGCACAGTGGCACATGAAACAAATGCAGTTCAGCTATAATGACGCTACCTATGGAAGCTcgtttccgccacagaataaaaactGCAAACGCTAATTgggactttttatctcacaattctgacttttttgctgctaattgcgtgatataaaggtgcaatttttaattataatgtcagaattgtgagtcatAAAGTccaaattgtgagatataaacacgtttctcacaattctgattttatatcactcaattcacCCTTCGCCGGCAGTTTGACTGAGAGGCGATCTGACCTATCACAAGCCAACATTCTGTCTGACAAAGCAGTCAAGGGAGTTTGTAATTTAACATTGGTGGACTTGAACTTAAAAAAACTGTGTTATTATGTCTTTAGACGTTTGAAGCAACATTCCTTCTGAAGTTCATTCATGTTCATTTGATACTATAACTAGAAGGAAGAGATGATCGGTTCAAGAGCAGCCATATCGGTTACCctagcagccatatcaccctgtagcccaagactggtttcccactgaagctaagcagggctgagcctggtcagtgcctgaatgggagaccaactgggacaaccaggagctgctggtagaggtgttagtgaggccagcagggggcgctcaccctgtggtctgtgtgggtcctaacaacccagtgtagtgatggggacactatactgtcaaagagcaccgtctttcggatgagacgttaaaccaaggtccaactctctgtggtcgttaaaaatcccaaatttgcccattggcccctgtccatcatggcctcctaataatccccatataatgattggcttaatcactcggtgtcctctccaccaatcagctggtgtgtggtgagcgttctggcgcaatatggctgccgtcacatcatccaggtggatgctgcacattgggggtggttgaggagattcccccttctatatgtaaagcgctttgggtgtctagaaaagcgctatataaatgtaaggaattattattattattattattattaagagcAGCTTCAAATGAGGCGCTACAGTGACCCGTCACCACACATTAAAGTGCCATAAAACAGTATTTATtgtttacatttctttaaaaaaaaaaaaaaaaaattttacgGTTCAGACATTGTTTCATATTAAAAGTAACCTGCTCTGTCCTGTCTGTCAGTGCGTTGTCCTATCCTCTTTGCTCcgttatgtgttttttactgcaTGATAACATGTAGTGTGAGAGGGCGGCTTGTCTGACATAGCAACAGTCACTAAAGGGAGATTTTAaatcctcaaacaaagattcaaaacggtcatgaatcagcgtattgtcaaactgctgaaaccatgtgacattggcgatccaaatcatgaatcaatacgccaatgattcataaccattcaaatctttgtttgaggattgaaaacaaaccctgaagagaagacaatgcggaataaagtcatagtttttgttatttttggaccaaaatcatttttgatgcttcaagagattctaactaaccaactgatgtcacatatggactactttgatgatgtttttattccctttctggacatggacaatatagtgtgcatacacttagatacgctctcggactaaatataaaatatcttaaagactgtgttccgaagatgaacggaggtcttacgggtgtaacATACATCTTACGGGtgggaacgacattagagtgagtcattaatgacatcaatttcatttttgggtgaactaacccttgaaGACTTGTTTGTGAAACTGGggtataactcacaattctgactttttatcatgcaattctgactttataactcaatttgcaagtttatatatcgcaatactgagaaaaaaagtcaaaattgcaaGATGTAAAACACAATTGTAAGATTAAGACACAATTATCTTTTGTGGTGAAAATTAGCTTCCATAATTACACATACACAGTGTTAAAAACATGaaattttcaacaacaacaaaaaaaaataggtTACCAGTCTTTCTTTGAAGTTCTGGATTGTGAACCACTATGTGACTGCCTGCAACCATGTGGGGAGTGCTAAAGCCTATGTCCTTCATCAGAGTAATGAGATCTCGCCAGTAGAGGGCGCCAGCCATTCCCTCACCTGATAGTAAcaagcactcatttaaacgtTTCAATGTGGACCAgggttatttatatatatatatatatatatatatatatatatatatatatatatatatatatatatatatatatatatatatatatatatatatatatatatgctttcaGCTAGTTGCTCAGTAAGCATTTCTCATTTTTATAGCATATTTTCATTATCATTTTCATATATACTTTTACATTTTAACTGCAAAAAAATCTTCTTAGAAAATAACTGAATTAGTATCGTaattatactaaaataacactggtgtGAACACAgtgagaaaaaatattttaacaggTGAGATAATGTCAGAGAACAAAAAGCATCAAGTTTACCCCACAGAACTGGATCTTCCTTGAAAGAGTCTGGAACTACTTTGCTTGCATATATGTCACTGTAGTACAACTCTCCACCCTCCTAAGTGATCATTCACATATTAAACATGGCATTTGTAAAGGGTTTTGttgcataaatacaataatgcggtgAAAATTATCATTAGCCATGTGATAGGAATGCCTCACCTTTAAAACTTTGTAAGCTTCACTTATCACAGTTCTCTTATCTGGGCACAGACATATTACACAATTTgacctaaaaaaaaattggcctTTTTTATTACTTTGCATTAATGATCTACAAATCATGGAAAACATCATGAATGACTAAGCATGTGCATACACAACTACATCCAAAGAGTTGTCCTGTATCCCTGCATCACTGAGCTTCTCCATGTATCCTTTCACAAACACAGTATTTGGTTTTGAGTATCCAAACTTCTCCTGATGGTACTGGACATATTTTTGTGAGGCAACGATCTAATTATGGAGCAAACACAAAGGTTAAAGTTTGCACTTTCTTCCATTTTGAGTTACACTTTTCAGTTGTACCTGGTTAACACTTATTCACTTAGTTCTTTAACGATATTAATATCTTAGATCAGATCTTTTGTTTCTAAACTTTATGGATTAACATCAATCTGTGAAGTACCATTTCATCCGTCATATCTAGTCCAATGACTTGACCGCTCTCCCCCACCAGTTTACTGAGGACGAAGCAGTCCCTCCCCGATCCACTGCCCAGGTCAAGAACGCCACATCCTTCCAGCTTCTCTGGAATCACCAGACCACAGCCAAAATACCTGCAGATTTTTATTCTGGGGATTACTGAAACAAATcagacaaaataaagttttaaggCCTAATCTAAGGGATGCTGTACCTCTTGCAAACATCCGGATGGACTTGTTTCAGGGCTTCACATGCACTCTTGGCCACAGGTCTGGAGGGCATGACACACGCAGCATTTGTTTGTAAGTCATCTGAAGTCTCCAGCCGAGAGCCATAATAATTCTGGAAGTAATAAAGAGtgagcatttcaaagcaatattGTGGGGGTCTAAATTTATTTGGATGGTAAGCTTCCAATGAAGTACAATCCGATGAAGGTCACATTGCATGCTTACAATGTAGGACTACACTAACAAAGGgacgtttttttttattgtaccataggcctatttaaatacatatgcacatatttataaaaaaaaaatgtcaagcaATCAAGGCAGGAACAACAGAGTCAAATACTGCTCAGTTGGTCGACAATAATCTAATAGAAATAATGCTTGATCATTTTGATGTTTACCTCTAGGCTGTGTTGATATAGCAAACCCcgttaataaatattataaaggAATGTCTATTTTTAATATTCCTCATGAAATGACAATAACAATACTTTATAATCTATCAGTTTcacaaataaatgttgtaaaagcCCGTTATCGCCGCTTACCTTCACGTTTTCGTGAACTGCAGAAGACATGCTAACGGTTTGTGCTTGACGCTGAAAAGACCGGAGAAGTGTGGTAGCGGATTTCATAAATGCAAATGTAGTTGTATTTTGTGAACTTCGTCGAGTTTGTGTTGTTAGGGAACTAAAAGCCCCAAAATCTAAAGGATTAGTGTACTGTATATTGCAAAGAATAAGACGGACTAAACTTGAATAATGTATCCAACTTCAGGTGCAAAGTCCTTGCTACAAACTAATCCTATAGAAACGAATGATCAAGGACTAAACACTACACTCTTAGAAggaaaggttctatcggcgctacgtatttggaacccttaaaaggttatatatagaagtatagttgagtatactccaaaaACCCGTCTATGCTTaaagggttctataatgacaagaaagaacccctttggcacttaaaaagggttcaaTATAgaatactgcaaaaaaaaaattgcatttcttatcaaagaaaaaatgcatttattatcttagcaaaaactctcttaattttgagtaatttttccccaaaataagacaattacttttgcttgtctagtaaatacttcttgttttaagaatgtttagatgtttgaactagaaacaagacaaaaatactaagtaagaaaagcattttttgcagtgaaccttttaggggttccaactacgtagcgccgatagaaccttttagggttctatatagaaccttttcttctaagaatGTACTAACCACTAGAGGGCATACCTCGTCCATATTTGCATGTCAAACATTTCTGCAGCGACCATTCATAACTAGCGATTTATCATCACTATAGTTGTGTTTAATGACCACTGGGCAGAGGTCTGTGCACATTCGGAGTGTATTAGCTGCTCCTTTGAAGTATCTTCATCGCCAACTGTGGAATATTTCGCCTTTAGAGGAAGACTGAACTTATAACCTTAAGTCTGTGATGATTTGTCACATCCAGGAGCAACATCTGTCATTGTAAGTTGTGTATCTGAAGTACTATGTATGGGGGTGGTAGTACGATCTTGGCACAGTTAAAAGACAGTAGTGTGAAGAAGAGGCCTGACATGCTGTAATGAATGCAGACATTGTTACTCTCCCGTGAGTGTGCATGGGACTGGAAAACTCTTCCCACAGTGTCCTGCTTGACATTAAGCAGAATCAGTCAGCTGTGACCTTACTCTGCCCTCAGAGTCCTGAGCCTTTTACCAAACAACAGCCTGTACTTTGATTAAAGGGTGGTCCAAGTATGTCTGGTTTCACCCCCTTGTAAGCAAATATCTGTGGGACGAGTCTGAACGGCCTTTGTTGTCAAAGACGAGACATTCTGTCAGAGAGATGAGTCTCCAATTCATTGTAATGTTTGCTAGTGTAAGTGTTCTGACCTTAGCAAATCAATGAAAAGAAATGGTGCAGTTTATAAGGAATGCATTTTCAATGCATACATAAAGGAaattcataaaataaatgtatgaagTATTTCtatcaaataaaaaatgcatttaatgcaATTCATTTAAACATGAATTATTTGTATGCTCATGAatgattaataaatataaacaaatcaATGTATACACATAATTTGTCTTAATTATTTCTGTGTTCTTATGATTGTTAATGTCAAGCACTATGAATAAACATTGTGTACGCAATGTTTTAAATGAACTTACCTACATGCATAAATATAGATTATTTCAACCCTATTAAAATGTGCGCCATTTGCATACATTCACATGCATGGCATCCGATTTGATTACTAAGTTAACCTGACTGTTTATCAAAgttctgtttttttaaatcCGTGACCCTTTGTAAGTCCATGGCCACTGTACCGCAGACCAAGACATCAAAGCCAGTGTTCTCCGTGCGGCATTTCCACCCCCCTCTGTGTTCTATGACAAACGAATAGTTGTCAAGCTCCAAAACTTGACCTCGGTCTTGGtcccagacttatttgtttaatttctgTTCCTTTTTTTGTAGTCAAGGCAAGCAAGAGGTTATTGTCAGTTCAAGCCTGACAAACATCTACGCTGGGAAGGGTTCACTGCCAGACTAAAGGTTATGAGAAGTTGAAGGAAAGGGTAATCTTTGGAAGATCAAATAAAGTGGAAGTCAGAGGAGGGGAATGTGTACAGTGTCACACAGTCTGCCTTTTCCTCGGCAAACAAAACCCCACTGTTCCACTTTCTGTCCTGCACACGTACAATCTGAGATCTTTTTAACTTCTGCTGCCCTTTTGAACCCCTCAGACCATCTAGTTAAAACAAACTACTGCAACCATTCAAGGTTAGTTATTTCCCTTTCACCGCAAGAACAATGTATACCGGGAGAGCATCAGATCCTGCAGTGTTATGCTCCGATGGATTACACAATcatttgtatttgtgtgtgtgggcatgtttttgtgaaataccAGGGCGCAAATGGGTATGACATGGCATTACAAAGAgtgggtgaaatatgaggacattacccatgtccccacttttcaaaatgctcataaatcatacaggatgagttttttttttttttttttttttttgagaaagtaaaaatgcagaatgtttcctgtgatgggtaggtttaggggcaggggcagcgtaaggggatagaaaatatggtataaaaaccattacgcctatggaatgtccccacatttcacaaaaacgtgTGTTTATACCAACTTGACCATATATTGGGAATAAATTTGTACCCAGAAATTAGCAAAACCTGAAAAAATCTCCAAAAACCAACATTTGGGGACATCCTCATTTGTAAATCTGGTATaaaaataaagtcatgtaagtgtttatttttatttttttttaagttttctaTGATGTGTATAGAAAAACAATATGGGATATAGACAAACAATagaagtctatgtaatgtccaCATTTAGAAAAAGTGTGTGCTTATACAACAGTTTTTGTGAGGATCAGTTTGAGGTTTAGACCATCAGAgtgcaatataaatataaagtgagGACATTTTGCCTGGTCCTCACTTTCTGAGACCCCTTTAAGAGCCTGTTTGAGGGGTTAAGACTTGCTTTCAGGGAAATTATGGAAATAgataacattatatattatgcaaaACAAGTGTTAAATAGTATGCGTTTGCCTTGTTTAAAAACATGGAATCCTTGGACTAAAAAGGTTGAAAGCCCTCAGATAATTGTAACTTACATCTACAATGCAATGTTATTCTGTGGTTCATTtctgcactctctctctcctcgaagTAATATGGCATATCTAATgtaagattatatatatatatattcatcttACATTAGATATTCATACATGTTCATGTCATTTTCATAGGCATAACTGGGTCACATAAATTCTCTTTGACTGTTCTCTTTGATCAAACATGGAATATGCAtgatcacacacatacacattttcTTGTTATGAATTACAAAATAAGCCGCATGATGAGAGTTTTCACTGCTAAATTTAGTTGTAGTAAAGATGGAGGTGCCACTCGACGCATACTAGGAAGTCCTGTGCTTAAGGTTACAAGGCCTGTTTAAGTGGAGACTTCAGGGATAGGGGGGCATGAAGAAGTTGTAAAGCAGCCAAGAAGTCATATTCCATGTGAGGAGTTCAGAAAGCCATAAATTACAGGTATGATTTAGAATCTCCCACTTAAGCACAAGGGGCATTAGCTAACATCAGCCAAGCACAGCATACTTTTTATGTATTGTTCCACATCGGCGGATTCATGCCAACTGTGCAACTTTCTTTGATCCATCAAAAATGCACGCAAGCTCTTGTCCAATTACGAGGGAGAGGATCTGTAAAAGAAACTCAGCAGGAATGTGAAGAGTGTCCTCCACTTAATCAGTGGCGCCGCCGCTTTACTGACCCTCCCGACAGCACTTTCCAGTTGTTCAGAGGTTTATCATCCTTTCCGTTACAAGCAAAATGATGccatttattgtgctttttaacATTCAAAGCACTGTAGAAGATAATTTGATTTCCGGATCCGTTAGTATAACCTGAAACCgcaaaagcattttttattaaCACTCGTATGCAGCACAAACCTGCTTTTGCTTTAAGTTAATCCCATCAGCTCTCACTTCAGCCTCCCCCTACCCCCTCACTTTGACATAAAAGGAGGTGTAGGCCTACATTATATGACCTAGTTTAGGAGGAAAACATAAAAGAAAGCTCATATCCAAAAACAGGCTTGCATGCTTCTCCCAGCTTTGAGTATTAAACCCCCTCGTGCTCCGCTGTCTGTCACCGGAATATGTCTGCATGTCATTTTTGAGCTTTTAAAAACTTCAGGGTTTAGAGACGCAGCGAGCGAGCAGAAGGTGAGGGAATAGGATTTCTCTCCTCCGTTTCCTGAGAAGAAGCAACCCTGCAGGCCCGAGGCAGGTTGCTCTTTGTCGCAGAGTGTCCCTTTCTTCCAGAATACCTTTTTACAGGCCACTGATTTGTCTTGATGTTGGCCCCAGTAATGCACGAGGTCATCTCTGTCCTATCACTTCCTCTCACATCTATGTCACCGCAACCGGCAGGAATTAAGGTCATGACTCAGGGCACAGCAGATAAAATTTAGGGCAACAGCCAAAGACAAGGTTTTTATGTACAAAAAACATACTCTTAACAGGTTCCTCCTACCTTTTTTATGCATGTAAGATCACTGTTTTTGTGCAGCCAGGGGTCAAGCACAGGTCATTCACTACTAGACATAAATTAAAACGATAGTAAGGGGGGGAAAGCCTTTAGCAAGACAAACGACAGGTTTATTCTGATTGTGCATTTCAgaactttattcaaaatctgTGCAAGTAAACACccaaatgaaatgtattttttagaAATAATGATACACAACAATACTCAAATGTATTGCAGTTAACCTGCGTCAAAACAATATTTCAAAACCAATAGAAGTCTTTGAAGCATCAGTGTAATCCATCTTTGTACTGTACAGTACTGAACATGATTGTTAGCCTGTGTGTTTGGTTTTCtccttgtaaaaaataaaattgagtaaaaactaaataaatatctTCATATGCACATTTGTTTCAAAAATTCAAACATTTTGCCCAGCAGTCTATTTCTCATGACAAACATACAGATCACATTTTATGTATTGGGCTCCatgacaaaatatatatatatagagagagagatataTATTTATGCTTAAGACTTTGAATTTCCCCATGTCCAGTAATACATAGGAACCTTCTCATGCATCTGCATGCAACAGGCAGCAGTGTACTCTTAAATATCTGACATAACACAAGATATTGCAGAACAGATTATCATAGTTTAATCAGGAGACACATGCAAAAGAAGGACAAAAATCATCCTCTAAAGTACATATTCACATGGCATTTACTTTGAAGTCTCTTTAAGAAATTTCAAAACTAAAATGCTTTTCATTCATACAAAATAGCTGTCTTTCATAAAGATTATGCTATGTACATAAATATAGTTTATAACGAGTCTTTAAATTGATGAAAAACAACATGTCAAATGTAAGACTGTAAAACATCACATGAGCA
Coding sequences within:
- the LOC137084319 gene encoding arsenite methyltransferase-like isoform X3 encodes the protein MRVSEYSLNAASFSSGFSLSEQNYYGSRLETSDDLQTNAACVMPSRPVAKSACEALKQVHPDVCKRYFGCGLVIPEKLEGCGVLDLGSGSGRDCFVLSKLVGESGQVIGLDMTDEMIVASQKYVQYHQEKFGYSKPNTVFVKGYMEKLSDAGIQDNSLDVVVSNCVICLCPDKRTVISEAYKVLKEGGELYYSDIYASKVVPDSFKEDPVLWGEGMAGALYWRDLITLMKDIGFSTPHMVAGSHIVVHNPELQRKTGGVKYASGTYRIFKLPQNSIKTKALVTYKGTVPDCADCFEFDASHSFKTNVPVEVDAEMASILKNTRFSTDFNITMLDTPDPNQSETPQYCHLSPFLLADKRGSSVKQCSKTGH
- the LOC137084319 gene encoding arsenite methyltransferase-like isoform X2; this encodes MKSATTLLRSFQRQAQTVSMSSAVHENVKNYYGSRLETSDDLQTNAACVMPSRPVAKSACEALKQVHPDVCKRYFGCGLVIPEKLEGCGVLDLGSGSGRDCFVLSKLVGESGQVIGLDMTDEMIVASQKYVQYHQEKFGYSKPNTVFVKGYMEKLSDAGIQDNSLDVVVSNCVICLCPDKRTVISEAYKVLKEGGELYYSDIYASKVVPDSFKEDPVLWGEGMAGALYWRDLITLMKDIGFSTPHMVAGSHIVVHNPELQRKTGGVKYASGTYRIFKLPQNSIKTKALVTYKGTVPDCADCFEFDASHSFKTNVPVEVDAEMASILKNTRFSTDFNITMLDTPDPNQSETPQYCHLSPFLLADKRGSSVKQCSKTGH